A DNA window from Anastrepha ludens isolate Willacy chromosome 6, idAnaLude1.1, whole genome shotgun sequence contains the following coding sequences:
- the LOC128867362 gene encoding uncharacterized protein LOC128867362, with the protein MPTDGHKIIIKADKTPIGEHARRFNVPTIDEVAIVVVGEQFRSREIVLYRRNEQLQRISELHRCYDALQYPILFWRGDDGYHINIPMINPTTGQKSTKTVSAMNFYSYRLMIRPQENNFILRCNQLPHQNIVDMYAKIESELFNFIRQSQARLRSEEYIHLRDAVINDTFIDLQVILDENIIKNLMLQEPLEKHF; encoded by the exons atgcccaccgatggccacaaaatcataataaaagccgataaaacaccaattggggagcacgccagacgattcaatgtaccaacgattgatgaagtagccattgttgtggttggtgaacAGTTTCGGTCACGAGaaattgttttgtatcgtagaaatgagcaattacaacgtatttcagaactccatcgctgttatgatgcattgcaataccccattttgttttggagaggggacgatggctatcatatcaacataccaatgataaatccaacaactg gtcaaaaatcaacgaaaaccgtcagtgcgatgaatttttattcgtatcgattgatgattcgccctcaagaaaacaattttattttgcgatgcaatcaacttCCGCATCAAAATATCGTCGATATGTACGCCAAAATTGAAAGTGAGCTATTCAATTTCATCCGTCAGAGTCAAGCCCGATTAAGATCagaggaatacatacatttgcgtGACGCAGTAATCAATGATACATTTATCGATttgcaagtcattttggacgaaaatataataaaaaatttaatgctcCAGGAGcccttggaaaaacatttttaa